DNA from Orbaceae bacterium lpD01:
AGACACCAAACCACAATAATAATAGTTGATATTGTCGACTTAAACTTAAATTTTGGTAATCTTGGTTTGGGCAGTTTCATTGATTACTCCTTATGGCCAATTTGGGCGGCAACTTCATCACATCGTTCAAAAAAGGCAGGCTCCCAATGCTTCACCTCAAGCTGACTCACTTTATGTTGTAGCTGATCGAGCTGCAAGTGGGCTAATTTATCGCAGCCGACTTTATGCATCAGTGTAATAGTTTGTAATTGTGCGTAACTGAGATCACGCAGTTGCTGCGAACTCTGTTGGTCTAAATAGTGGATAGCAGCGGCCAGACCATCGGCTTCAAAAATAGCCAATGATTGATCAGGCTGATCGATATGGCTGCTGATCAGGGCTTTTTTATTCAGCCATTTGAGGGTCTGCTCACTGGCAAACGGGTCACCGTTATTATAGTGTAGCGTGGCACAGGCAGGGCAACGCTGTAAAAAATAGCCCAGCGCATGCTTGATCAACTTGGCAATATGGGGATAACCCAATTTTTGGGCGATTTGGGCCGACATAAAATGACCATCAAACCAATAAGGTGAATAGGTTAGGGTATTTTCTATTTTTTGCCATAATTCTACGGTCGGCTGATTCAGTTCACGCATATATCCACTCACTTTTTCCGCCGGCAACGGGGGAACTTGGGTTCGATCATTATGAGCTACTGGCACATCAATATTGAACCAGACAATATGCCGGCGCAGCTGAAAAACAATCGCTTGATGGGGCGCGCGGCTATTTTCAATTTCAATCACTTTTAAGAGTGTTCGGCGCCAAGCCTGCTCGGATCCGGCATCTAAGCTGATATCCAGTGAAGGCTTGATGTCGCTTTCTGAACTAGGAGTTGACGTGATTGGCTTAGTCTGAACGTGTTTGACCCCCGCCACTTGTGAGCTCATAGGATCTTTCGCGAGCGCTGACGGCACTTTGGCATAGCTGATGATCAGTTTATCGAGTTCATCACAAATATCCGGATAACTTGCCTGCAAGGCCTGTTTTAAACGGACAAACTGCATAGTCGACTCATTGCGCTCAGCGTCAATGGCCTGCGTATTAAACTCACTCTTGACCATCGAGAAGCGCTGAATAATCATGTATAAAATGCGTTTTTTGAGTTTTTGTGGCGCGGCAATGTCCCAATAAATCTCAATATAATCAGCTAAGAGGGTTATCCCTAACAAAATTTGATTGGGTGCATCACTTCGCTGTAACGTATTGATTAAATGCGCGATTAAACGAAAATCCTTGGTCGATTGCTGCAATAATGCTAACACGACCTGCTGGATATGCCCCATGTCCACAGTATCGTGACTAATGGTACCGATTTTGGCCGCTTCACTTTCAATATCGAGCCAGTCCGGATTGTCGGCTGCAATCGGCTGTTTTTCCAGTTCCTGACTAAAACGCTGGGTTACCACTTGACGCCAGGGATGCTCAGTAATAAATTCCATAATGTCCTACTCTATAATGACTTTCATCATCCCACCAGACCTAATACGCCATCCACCTGGTCATTCACCAATGGCAGGCTTGACGTAATGGCACGATGGCTTTTTCCAATTGATAAATATTGAAAGAGAGTCCGTTCAATAATGGACTATCCGATTCAATCAGCACGGCTTTCGCCTGAAAAAGCTTTTGGATTTGCGCGATACCAGGCAGGCCGCGACTATTTTCTAGCACCAAACCTTGATCGCGAATAAACCAGTGTGACTCAAGTCGGCTACCGGTGTCGGTTTTGAGTATCAGATTACTGGCCGAACTCGGTAGCGGTGTGTTCACAATAATTTGCATACGGGTAATATTGTCCAGACAACTCAAGGCTAAAACCGGCCTGGGCGAGCGCGTACCGAGCGCCGGCGTAGTCAAAATCACCTGTGGTGAAATCTCGCCATCGGCCTGCGTCAGTATAAATTCGGTTGAATTAGCGGGGCGCTGCTGCTCTTGTATTAACACTTTGGCGATATCCTGGTGATACGTGTCTGGCAACGGCGCCGGTTCGGGAGTCGCTTTGATGATACTGTCATAACAATCTAAACGAATTAAGGCTGAGCGCTCGTTTTGGCACTGTAGATAGGCTTGTCGCCAGCTATCGTCTGCGTGCACCCACCAAGCGGCTAACAGTAACAGTAGAGCGCTGACACGCCAGTTGATCGGCATCTTCTGTCTTAGCATGGGCTACACTCAGCAATTTTGGCAAAGAATTGATTATCCTTGACGCCAAAATGGATAAACTTAATCGTTTCACCCGCTGCGATTTTATTGAGTATTTGTAATGATACCGGTGGCAATAGATGGCCATCGATTATCGACTCCAGCATTCTAGCGCCATTTTCTGCTCGGGTTGCCCGGCTGATGATTTGCGCACTGACTTCATCATCAAACACCACTTCTGCGCCAAATTTCTGGTATAAGGTATGGTGCAGTTTTTTGAGTTTGGCTTGAATAATGTCGCGTAGTACCGCCTGACTGAGGGGTAAATAGGGGACGATCTCCATGCGCGCCAACAGTGCAGGTTTAAAAAAGGTCACCAGTTCCTGATAGAGCTGATCATGGATTTCGCTAGGACGATCGGCAAAATCAACAATCGTTTGGTCGCCCAGATTAGAGGTTAAGAAAAAGAGTACATTTTTACAGTCAATCACCCGACCTTCACCATCAGCCAGTTCGCCTTTATCGAAGGCTTGATAAAAAAGATTAAGCACATCGCGATGCGCTTTTTCGACTTCATCGAGTAACACCACTGAGTAAGGCTTTTGCCGAATACTCTCGGTTAAAATGCCACCTTCACCATAACCGACGTACCCCGGCGGAGAACCGATTAAGCGTGAAACCGTGTGTTTTTCTTGATATTCGGACATATTAATCGTGGTTAAATATTGGCGACCGCCAAATAATAGTTCGGCAATTTGAATGACCGACTCGGTTTTACCAACTCCACTCGGCCCAACTAATAGGAATGCGCCTAACGGCCGACCCGTGCGACGTAAATCTGCTCGCGCGGTTAATAGGTGGCGATGTAACTGTTCAATAGCCAGATACTGACCTTTAATTTCAGTGTTTAAATATTGCGGTAAATGCGTTACCACCGCCAGCTCATCTTGCGAAATTCGCTTTAAGGGTATACCAGTATGCTCGGCAATCACAGCTGCAATCTGTTTTTCATCCACATGAGGTGAAACCAGCACTGCATCTTGTTGCAAATTGGCTAACTGCTCGCTTAAACGATCCAACTCAGCCCGTATCGCCGCGTCATTGACTAAGGTATCTGTCTCTATCGGCGCAATAGCGATGTTCTCGCTAGTCTCAGCCGGCACCAGATCCGGCGGCTGCGTAACAGCTAACACTGGAAAGTTGTGGTCTGTGAATGGCTCGGTAGGGGATAAACACTGGGCACGCAATTCAATTAAACGCTGCACGATAGTGAGCTGTTGTTGCCAAAGTTCTTCAATACGAACCAATTCAGCCTCAGTCTCGTGACAAGTTTGTTCCAGCTCAGCCATACGCAGGAGGTTATCTTTTAGTCCCAGCTGATTTTCACGGCTTAACAGCGCAATTTCTTCATGATATTGATGTAATTGGGTCTGTAAGGCTGAGACCTGACGAGGTGGTGAGGTAAGGTTAATCGAGATCCGTGCACAGGCGGTATCTAATACGTCAATCGCTTTATCCGGTAGTTGTCGGCCGGATAAGTAGCGATCACTTAAATAGGCACAAGCCTGTAACGCGCCATCGTCAATGAAAACACCATGGGCCTGTTCATAAATCTTGCGTAAACCACGCAGAATGATGACTGCTTCAGCAGCGGTAGGCTCGCTCACTTTCACTAACTGGAAACGACGGGATAAGGCGGCATCTTTTTCGAAGTACTGTTTATATTCGCGCCAGGTGGTGGCGGCAATAGTTTTTAATTCACCGCGAGCTAAAGCCGGCTTTAATAAGTTGGAGACATCAAGACCACCATGCTGATTACCGGCACCGATCAAGGTATGAGCTTCATCAATAAAAAGAATAATCGGCGTAGGGGAGTGGCTCACATCGGCCATGATGCCTTTAAAGCGTTTTTCAAACTCGCCTTTGACTGAGGCTCCTGCTTGTAGTGCCCCTAAGTCCAGGCTCATAATCCGAGTCTGTTTCAGTTGCTCGGGGACCTTGTTATCGATAATACGTAGGGCTAAACCTTCAATTAAGGCACTTTTACCGACCCCAGCCTCACCCACCACAATCGGATTATTTTTACGGCGTCGACATAAAATATCGATCATCAAATCGATCTCTTTATCACGGCCGAGCACCGGATCCAGTTTACCATCAAGCCCTTGTTGAGTGATATCGATAGCATACCGGTCGAGCAAACTAATGTCTGCCTGAACGGTGCTATTTGAGCCTACTGGTTGTGCAGTTTCAAGACTGTTTTCAGCTGAACCGGTCACCCATTGGCCAAATTGTGATTTCAGCAATTCACGATTAATCCTACTGAGAAGCTCGACGGCTGGTTTAGGTAAATAGCGATGGGGACTGTAAAGAAGCGTCAGTAAGATAATGCCGGTACGTAAATTGGTCTGGGCAAACTCGGCACTGTTGAGTAAAAAGGCATCTTGCAGTAATTCGATCAATAGTGGCGAGAAGCTTGGTGTGCTCTGTTCGTATTGGCGATGATCATAAGAGAGCTGGGTTAACAACGTCTGTAAACGTTCTGTGTCAATATTCGCCTTAGCCATGATTTGTCGAATATCACATAAAGGTGTGTCTAGGCTCTGCAATAAAAAATGACAAACGGTCATTTCGCTGCTTTGGGTGTTCACGCAAGTCGCCGCCATCCCTTCAAAGATATAGCGGCTCACCGGGTTTAAATGTTTCAGAAGTGAGGGTAACTCAATGCGAATCATAACGCGACTCCCTTTATTTTAATAATTGATTCAACTGCGTCAAAATATCGGCAGTTTGTGAATTTAAGCTGAACAGATAAAGACTATAAGCAAAGGCTAAAATTCCTATCGCGCCCCAAATAATATGTTTTTTACTGATGGCGCGGGTTAAGTAATAAGGGACTGCTTGGATCTGGCCAAGGTGCAGACGTGTGGACGGTGGTTCACCATTTAGTGAGGTTAATAAGGTATTTAAGCGCCGAAAAAGTTGTTCAAATTCATCGCTATTGGGATGTTGTACTTTATAGCGCCCTCTAAAACCTAACCCAAAACAGAGATAGATAAACTCCAGCATAGCTTGATACCGTTTGGGTTCATTCATTAACCGTTCGGTAATCTGAAATACCCGTTCTCCCCCCCAGCCCTCATTGTGGAAATGGATTAAGAGTGATTTATGACTCCAAAATTGGCCTAACATCGGTTCAGATCCCATGATGCATTCATCGATAAAACTGCACAGCACATAGCGGAAGGTCACAATGGAACCCGGTTCATAACCTTGCATTTCCAGCTGTTGACTGATGTTTTGGATATCGGTGACGATCTGTCGGTATAGATGATCAGGATCGTCAATCGGTGTAGATAAATCCTGAATGCGTAAGATCATACCGAGCAGTGGTGTGGCTGCATCTACAATCGGGTTCAGATTATTGCCAGATAAGGGTAGGGTATACTGTTCTAACTGGTTTACATACTGCTGCGTCTTACCAGCGCTATGATGAAGCTTTGGCGTGGCCATTATTGACTCCTTACCGCCCAAAATTGCAGATTCAGTTCAGGAAAATGCCCGGCAACGTGAAATGCAATACTGTTGGTTTTGATTACATCACGCCAGCCCGGCGCTTGGGTATCTAACTGAAAGTAAGTATAACCAGCGTGGAAAGGGAGCTGTGGCGGCGCGGCCGACAAGGGGATTAAAGGAATACCGGCTAGCTGAACATGTACTAGATTATCGATGGAGAGGGGCGAAGCGATTTTGGTTTGTTGAACAAAAGTACGCATAATTTGCTCCTGAGGTAATTGGCTTTTCACCGCCAGAACAAAGCTAGCTGTTTTCAGCAGTTCAATATCATTAATCACCCCGATGTAGATACCATTTTGTTCGTTTAAGGTAATTGAAACCGCCCGCGGTGTTAACACAATACTCAGCGCCTGACGTGTTAATAACATCAGCGCTTTGAAGGTGGTCGTTAAGTCATCATGATTATAAAAGTGAAAATCCTGTGCCGTTCTGGATTCGGACGTAAATGTCATCAATTCAGAGCAGGTTTGGCTTAACATCAGATACAGCGTTTCCGGATGAACAATTTTAGTTCTGGCCAAATGCTGATAACGGGGTTTGGCTGAATTGAGCAGTTGTAGCATTAAGAACTCAGCAATACCGGTCACACCTTGTTGCGTTGGTGAGCCCATTTTATCCGATAGTTGTTTAGCTCTTTCTGCGACTAAATTAGCGATTTCATCGAGAAAATTTTGCAGCATTGGTGCGGTGCTGACTTGGCTAATAGTTGGAATAAAGGTATCGTCTAAAACGATGGCGCCATCAGTACGTAACTCTTTGATCCGACACAGTGGCAACACGGTATAAGCATTGAGATCATCCGAACCTTGCATAATTTTAGGCGTGAGCTGTGCTATATTTAACTGAATATAATTCCCACCTTTAGTGTGCAAATCGCGTACCGGAAAAGTACTACTCTTATAACGCGTCATGTCATCAGCTGTCTCTTGCGCAACGTCGATTTCACTAAGAGAATTATTCAGGATAGGCAACGCCAGATAGATATCTTTACTTGCTGCACTTGTTAAATGGCTAATCGCCAAAGGTTGAGGTAGACAGTCTTGGTAGGGGATCTCAAATAAGCTACCATCAGGCATAATGCCCGACGCCTCCGTCAGGCCGATCCGGCCTAATTTAAACAGGGCCTGATCAAGCTGAAGCCGGCTAAAACCATAAGCATAGTTAACGGTACTTTCAAATTTTGCGCTCACGACATAGTCAATATAACGCTGCTGCTGCTGAAAATGCTGTGGCGCAATAGATAAGCCTTCTTTCCATATCACCCGGTTTTTACTGGTCATACTGTGTCCTTTTTATGATTTCTTGATTTCAACTTCGCTGGCACGCACATGGATTAACAGATTATAGGTCTTGCCGACACCCTCGATCTCAGTTATGTCGAGCCAATAAGCCTGCCCACTGTCTGCTCCAGCGAAATGGGCAATGACCGCAATAAATTGGGTTTTGGGGTCGACGGGTATCGGTTTAAGCGTTTTGTATTCACCCGGCTCAACCGTATAATCCTGATGATCGATATAATTTTTAGCTAAAATTTTATCTAATGGTTCGGTGGCAATTTGATAATAATCGGTACTGAATAATTTAGAGTCCTCATTTAGAAACACCAGCTGAATATCGGTTGGCGTGGCTTCACCATTATAATTAGGATTAATATCGTTATCAGCTAATAAGGTCAGAGTGATTTCGGTTGGGTTGTTATCTGGATAGCCAACGGGTACACTCGGATCAGTGATGACCTGATAAAGTTTTTTCGTTGTTTCGCAGCCACCTAGCAAGGTGCAAAATATCAGCAGTAACACGCCCCCTAATCGCATGATAGAGAGCCCTGTTGATCCTGTTGATTCTGTAGCTCGCGCATCTGGCGATCGTAAGCGTGCGCATAGACTTCCCAAAACAGTTTATCGAAGCCTTTCTGGCGTTTTGAGCGCAGCTCATCATAATAACGACTATAAATATCCCAAGCCCAAGCACTATCCATCGCGGTTTTATCACTATGGCGTCGATAACGGGCAAAACGGGTAATTAAGGCCTGGGGTGAAAAAGCCGCCAGCAGGGCGGACAGGGCTTCGGAAATAGCCTGTTGATTGGCTTGATGATGTAACTTAATGTAAGCTAAACTTTCGGCAATGGCCGAGGGTGCCGAGAGATGCACCGGACATTTGTCGGTTGAGTATAAAAGATTAATCGTCTCTTGATAGCTTTGATTTAAACGTAGCGGATTATCTTCAGTTGGGCGCAGCTGTTTATCCGCTAAATGGGGATTATTACTGTGTAAATCTTTCAGTCCCTCAATCACTTGCTTTAGGCTATCACCGATCTCCTCCAGCAATTCATAGGCCTCCTGACTATTGTTCAAAGGCAGTGTGCTGCTCAGTCCCTGATAGAGTGGATAAATGGCGACATTGATTAAGCGATCTTCCTCATTTAGGCACTGTCCCGTCTGCGGATTGAGGTTGATTGACTGAGCTAACAGATTATGGTTCGATTGCTGAAATAGCTTAGCTTGCTGGTCGGCCGGCCTGGTTGTTGTGGTTATTTTTTCAGCATCGAGCACTTTTATGGGATCAAGTGGCATTGGCGCGACCACCTCAGCGGTGCTGTGTCTGGTTTGTACTGCGTCAGTGTGTGCAGTGTTAGTCGGTTCTCTGCTAAGAATATCGTTTAACGGATCTGCGTGATTGGCAATCATCTCTTCCGGTCGCATGGCTAAAGGATCGTCCGTTAGCTGACCACTTTTATTGATGTGCACCCGTAGGGTCAGTGCACCTAACTGTACCTGATCTCCCTGCTGTAAACGAATCGGCTTGTTATTTTGAAACAAATCAATATGATTGAGTTGCAAATTAGCGGCCAACGCCTTGAGACAGTAATGGCCATCGATGAGCACGATTTGCGCATGACAGTTTTCAATCTGGCCATGCTGGTCTTGTAGCGACCACTCATTATTCTCGTCACAACCAATCAGGCCACCTGCCATGTCAAGCAGCGCAGAAGCGGATTGACCACTGGCTAAATATTGACTGTTTAATACCTGAAGGGTTAATGTATCTGATGTATTCATAATTATTCCTGTACAGTAATCAGGGCGAAAGGAGCAATCGACGATTTGCCTAAAAAACATGTCCAACCTAAATAACTCTCTGTATTGGCGCTTAATTTCAGATCTTTGATCTGATTGTTGGCGAGGATTAAACAGAGATCCCACGCCAGTTGATCGCGCAGAATAAACGAGACAAAGTTGACTAAAGCGGCGTATAACGATCCGGTGGGTAAAAACTGTTTCATTTGTGCAAAACTTAAGTCACTGATTGTTAACTTAAACTTGCCGTTATTGTCCGGCATACGACTTCCGGCAATAAAATTTTTACCGAGTACGCAATTCTGTACGCCAATTCGGTTACGCTGAGGGTCTGGGATATTGACCCAGCGAAATTGCCAAGATCGAATCTCGACCTGGCTAAGTGAAAAACAGTGTGAGATAAGCGTCGCTATTAATTGCGGTGAGCGTCCTGAATTAGCCAAAATACCGGCGTAGGTGAGCATTTTATTTCGATCAATCAATAAGGCATCACGCATCATGCGTGATTCTAGTCCGACTAACGCATACATTTTCGCTGAAAACTGGTCCCGTCCGGCAGGCTGAAAACAGATAAAATAGCGGTATTTGCGCCAGATCTTATATAGGTAGCTGGCTAAGCGGTGATGAAATAGATTAAACAGCGTGATCATTCTCGGATCTTCTGCCAGCTCTTCCCAGGCCATATCATCCAGATAATAGCTGGGTAAGGGCGAATGGGCGCCCGTTAAGCTAAGAAAGGGCGTTTTAATCTGTAGCTGGTCGTTGACGATGGTTACTGAGGTGATATCACGCGTAACAAAGGCTAAAGTTGAGTCACTGATAAATCGAATCGGATCTTGATCGGGTGAGTAATCAAGTAATGTATCCACGTCGATACCTTGCGCCTTGTAGAGCAACTCGACGAGCTGAAAAAATTGATAGCGCTCAGCGTCGGCCGGGATTAGTGATTGATCAACTGCCATTGGTAAACCTCATGCGTTGATGCATTGACTAGATTGAGAAAATGAAATGAGTTCACTGCCGCATAGCCTGCATAAAAATGCGCAATGATCGCGCCAAACAGATACATTTCGCCTTCACTATTAAAAGCGTCCGGCGAGATACGTAGCGTGGATTCATAGCCACCAATCACCGCGTCGGTAAACGTATATTGAGCCGGCACTGCGTCAAATTGCACAATCCCTTGTAACAATTTTTCCAGTCCCTTCTCGGCTCGTGCGCTATAGCGGGTGGTGAAATTGTAGTTTTTTAAAATTTGGCAGAGTGAGGTTTTATTGAGCAGCGATAAATAGTTTAACGATAACGATGAGATGGTACTCCACTGTTGGCTGGCATTTAAATTGGGTCGTATAGCGCGCGAGGGATAAGTCACATTGCGCACCTGAATATAATTCGGTATTGAATCATCGGTACGACAGATATCGCCGATCCGCAGATGCTGAGCGATATCATTATTACTACACCGTGCCCGGATTGAGATCACCTCTTGCTGATGGTTAATCAGTGTTTCATCACCTCGTACAAAAGCAATGGAATACTGAATTTTATCACTGTTCAGCGTAGGCTGCTGATGAAGATGATAGTAAAAAGGGTGCTGCTGCTTATTCTGTTCAAGTTGATGATGAAAGCTATCGAATAGTGCATAGTGGCGGCTTTGTTGATTTAACCAACCCGTGACCTGGTCGATGGCAAAGAGTTCATAACAATCCTGATGCTGAAAATCAATTGTCAACGGATAGGTGGTTTTTCTGCCATCAAGCAGAATCGGTTCGCAGTCGTATTCAAACAGATTGATGGCCGGTACACAGTTACTTTTTATTAAATCAGGGGCGATTTTGACTGTCGCCGGTAAGGCCTGGCTAAACTTTAGCGTTAAGGTCAAATCACGGGTCGTGATTTGACTAAAATAGTCAGGTATACCTTGAATATCAAAGAATAAAAAACCTTCCGGAAAACAGAAATACTCATGCAGTAACCGATAGCCATTAAAGGTATTGCCTGGATAAACGAGCATGGCCTCTTCATTGTCAAAGCCAACTGGCTGAAAGCGAAGTGCCGGTAGAGCAAAGGTATTTTCGTCAATCATCAGCATCGCTTGGCTCAGGTACTGAGAAAACCACAGATAAAGTTGCGAACCGGCATGCGCATCCGATCCGCAATAAAGACGCAATTTATCTAGTTCATCAGGACATAAATTGACAGGGTGATGGGCGTGAAAGTGAATAGCCAGTTCATCACCGTCACGCTGTGTGACCTTTGTAATATTAAAAGGACTGACCCAAGTATCGCGACACACGCTAAAAGTGCAACTTGTCTCTCCGGCCGAGGCAGGTTGACTCTGCACGGTGCTACCGGCGGTGATTAAGGTCGTATGATCGTGTTGATTATTGAAGGCTAATATCGTCAGGCTTGGCGTCTGCTGTAGATAGTTTGGCCACAGAATATTCATTAAACTGGCGGTTAACTGTGGATAAGCCTGTTCAAGCTTTGTATTCAGTAATGCGGTCAGATAGGTTAAACCATCTAAGGTACGGTTGATATCTGGATCAAACGAAGGTTCAGACAGAAAATGGGATAACTGAGGATAAGCCTGCGTAAACTGTTTGCTGTCCTGATAGAGATAGTCTCGCTCCTGCTTGAGCCTATGATCCTTAGTCATAATGTCCTTGATAGTATTGCGTCGCCATGGTTTAGATAACGTTCAGTTTATTATCGTTTAAATGAATATCAATATTGATGCGGTCTGATTCGCTGAGTTGATCCAGATAAGCCATAACAGTAAAGTAATGGGCAAAGGTGAGCGGATCTTGTCTGACGGTAACATTGACTTGACTAATTCTCGGCTCATACTGCTCAATACAGTATTGAATAGAATAACAAATCGCATGTTGGATCTCCTCACTACCTAATAAGGCATCATTAATATCAATGATGCCGAGTTCTCGGCTGCCGTGACACTCGCCTGGTCTGGCATTAAAAATACGTTGCAGATTATGTTTAATCGAGACAATCAGAGCCGCCTTACCGCTTGTGGCAGATAGATTATCTTGCCGT
Protein-coding regions in this window:
- the tssE gene encoding type VI secretion system baseplate subunit TssE encodes the protein MAALRRWRTDTNKASLFERLRQDNLSATSGKAALIVSIKHNLQRIFNARPGECHGSRELGIIDINDALLGSEEIQHAICYSIQYCIEQYEPRISQVNVTVRQDPLTFAHYFTVMAYLDQLSESDRINIDIHLNDNKLNVI
- the tssF gene encoding type VI secretion system baseplate subunit TssF, with the protein product MTKDHRLKQERDYLYQDSKQFTQAYPQLSHFLSEPSFDPDINRTLDGLTYLTALLNTKLEQAYPQLTASLMNILWPNYLQQTPSLTILAFNNQHDHTTLITAGSTVQSQPASAGETSCTFSVCRDTWVSPFNITKVTQRDGDELAIHFHAHHPVNLCPDELDKLRLYCGSDAHAGSQLYLWFSQYLSQAMLMIDENTFALPALRFQPVGFDNEEAMLVYPGNTFNGYRLLHEYFCFPEGFLFFDIQGIPDYFSQITTRDLTLTLKFSQALPATVKIAPDLIKSNCVPAINLFEYDCEPILLDGRKTTYPLTIDFQHQDCYELFAIDQVTGWLNQQSRHYALFDSFHHQLEQNKQQHPFYYHLHQQPTLNSDKIQYSIAFVRGDETLINHQQEVISIRARCSNNDIAQHLRIGDICRTDDSIPNYIQVRNVTYPSRAIRPNLNASQQWSTISSLSLNYLSLLNKTSLCQILKNYNFTTRYSARAEKGLEKLLQGIVQFDAVPAQYTFTDAVIGGYESTLRISPDAFNSEGEMYLFGAIIAHFYAGYAAVNSFHFLNLVNASTHEVYQWQLINH